A single region of the Streptomyces diastaticus subsp. diastaticus genome encodes:
- a CDS encoding chaplin yields the protein MKYMKSAAFLAGSLMAVGAATPALADAGAGAAATHSPGVLSGNVVQVPVHIPVNLCGNTVNVVGLLNPAFGNKCVNA from the coding sequence GTGAAGTACATGAAGAGCGCCGCATTCCTCGCCGGTTCGCTGATGGCCGTCGGCGCGGCCACCCCGGCCCTGGCCGACGCGGGCGCCGGTGCCGCCGCCACCCACTCCCCCGGCGTTCTGTCGGGCAACGTGGTCCAGGTCCCGGTCCACATCCCCGTGAACCTCTGCGGCAACACCGTCAACGTCGTCGGCCTGCTGAACCCGGCCTTCGGCAACAAGTGCGTCAACGCCTGA
- the paaA gene encoding 1,2-phenylacetyl-CoA epoxidase subunit PaaA, whose protein sequence is MTATEAPGESALQEHFDATIERDQRVEPRDWMPEGYRKTLIRQIAQHAHSEIIGMQPEGDWITRAPSLRRKSILFAKVQDEAGHGLYLYSAAETLGADRDDLTERLITGRQKYSSIFNYPTPTFADVGVIGWFVDGAAICNQVPLCRSSYGPYARAMVRVCKEESFHQRQGYELLMTMMSGTEGQRAMVQDAVDRWWWPSLMMFGPPDDNSPNSERSMAWKIKRHSNDELRRRFVDMTVPQAEHLGVTLPDPELRWNEERGRYDFGTPDYAELMRVISGDGPCNAERVARRRAAHDEGAWVREAAAAHAAKHTARDAGPDRTEAAA, encoded by the coding sequence ATGACCGCGACCGAGGCGCCCGGCGAGAGCGCGCTCCAGGAGCACTTCGACGCCACGATCGAGCGCGACCAGCGGGTGGAGCCGCGCGACTGGATGCCCGAGGGGTACCGGAAGACGCTGATCCGGCAGATCGCGCAGCACGCCCACTCCGAGATCATCGGGATGCAGCCGGAGGGCGACTGGATCACCCGCGCGCCCTCGCTGCGCCGCAAGTCGATCCTCTTCGCCAAGGTGCAGGACGAGGCGGGCCACGGGCTGTACCTGTACAGCGCGGCCGAGACGCTCGGCGCCGACCGCGACGACCTCACCGAGCGGCTGATCACCGGCCGCCAGAAGTACTCCTCGATCTTCAACTACCCGACGCCGACCTTCGCCGACGTCGGCGTCATCGGCTGGTTCGTGGACGGCGCCGCCATCTGCAACCAGGTCCCGCTCTGCCGCAGTTCGTACGGCCCGTACGCGCGGGCGATGGTGCGGGTCTGCAAGGAGGAGTCGTTCCACCAGCGGCAGGGCTACGAGCTGCTGATGACGATGATGTCCGGCACCGAGGGCCAGCGGGCGATGGTGCAGGACGCGGTGGACCGCTGGTGGTGGCCGTCGCTGATGATGTTCGGCCCGCCGGACGACAACTCGCCCAACTCCGAGCGCTCCATGGCCTGGAAGATCAAGCGGCACTCCAACGACGAACTGCGCCGGCGCTTCGTCGACATGACCGTCCCGCAGGCCGAACACCTCGGCGTCACCCTCCCCGACCCCGAGCTGAGGTGGAACGAGGAGCGAGGCCGGTACGACTTCGGCACGCCCGACTACGCCGAGCTGATGCGGGTCATCTCCGGCGACGGCCCGTGCAACGCCGAGCGCGTCGCCCGCCGCCGCGCCGCCCACGACGAGGGCGCCTGGGTCCGCGAGGCCGCCGCCGCCCACGCCGCCAAGCACACCGCCCGCGACGCCGGGCCCGACCGGACGGAGGCCGCCGCATGA
- the paaD gene encoding 1,2-phenylacetyl-CoA epoxidase subunit PaaD, which yields MTRPGAAVTVPAALFDAGLDAVLAEAARDTGGPAPRAVPAEVPDAGADGDGLDRARAAAAAVHDPELPMLTLADLGVLRSVAYAGDGAVEVALTPTYSGCPALAEMRAETVRAVHEAGFPEVRVVTVLDPPWSTDWISEAGRRALAEHHIAPPGPAPHPSGPVPLTLSPTRTAAPGVACPLCGAGRTEEISRFSATSCRALRRCLACREPFEHVKEI from the coding sequence GTGACCCGGCCCGGCGCGGCGGTCACCGTCCCGGCCGCGCTCTTCGACGCCGGGCTCGACGCGGTCCTCGCCGAGGCCGCCCGCGACACCGGCGGCCCCGCCCCGCGCGCGGTGCCCGCCGAGGTCCCGGACGCCGGGGCGGACGGGGACGGGCTGGATCGGGCCCGCGCCGCGGCGGCCGCCGTCCACGATCCCGAACTGCCCATGCTGACCCTCGCCGACCTCGGCGTGCTCCGCTCGGTGGCGTACGCCGGGGACGGCGCGGTCGAGGTGGCGCTCACCCCCACCTACTCCGGCTGCCCGGCGCTGGCCGAGATGCGCGCGGAGACCGTACGGGCGGTGCACGAAGCCGGGTTCCCCGAGGTGCGGGTGGTGACCGTGCTGGACCCGCCGTGGTCGACGGACTGGATCAGCGAGGCGGGGCGCCGTGCCCTCGCCGAGCACCACATCGCGCCGCCGGGACCGGCCCCGCACCCCTCGGGCCCGGTACCGCTCACGCTGTCGCCGACCCGCACGGCCGCGCCCGGGGTGGCGTGCCCGCTCTGCGGGGCGGGGCGGACGGAGGAGATCTCCCGGTTCTCCGCCACCTCCTGCCGGGCGCTGCGCCGCTGCCTCGCCTGCCGGGAACCCTTCGAGCACGTCAAGGAGATCTAG
- a CDS encoding 3-hydroxyacyl-CoA dehydrogenase family protein, whose amino-acid sequence MTTGTGPAPALPQSVAVIGGGRMGAGIAQSFATAGAPVTVVEQSREAAEAVRGRIAGSLERAAGRGLIDAGPAEVLDRMAFADAVTGLDPATELVVEAVPEDAGLKARLLAAAERVVGEGTVLATNTSSLSVTELAAVLQRPARFLGMHFFNPVPASALIELVVAEDTDPSVVDRALAWTAALGKKDVVVKDSPGFASSRLGVALGLEAIRMVEEGVASAEAIDDAMRLGYKHPMGPLRLTDLVGLDVRLAIAEYLHATLGERFAPPRLLRDKVARGELGRSTGQGFHTWEKQR is encoded by the coding sequence ATGACCACCGGCACCGGACCGGCCCCCGCCCTGCCCCAAAGCGTCGCCGTGATCGGCGGCGGGCGGATGGGCGCGGGTATCGCCCAGTCCTTCGCGACGGCCGGGGCGCCGGTCACCGTGGTCGAGCAGAGCCGCGAGGCGGCCGAGGCGGTCCGCGGCCGGATCGCCGGGTCGCTGGAGCGGGCCGCCGGGCGCGGGCTGATCGACGCCGGCCCGGCCGAGGTGCTGGACCGGATGGCCTTCGCCGACGCGGTGACCGGGCTGGACCCGGCGACCGAGCTGGTCGTGGAGGCCGTACCGGAGGACGCCGGGCTGAAGGCGAGGTTGCTGGCCGCCGCCGAGCGGGTGGTGGGCGAGGGGACGGTGCTGGCGACCAACACCAGTTCGCTGTCGGTCACCGAGCTGGCGGCCGTGCTCCAGCGGCCCGCGCGCTTCCTCGGCATGCACTTCTTCAACCCGGTCCCGGCCTCCGCCCTGATCGAGCTGGTCGTCGCGGAGGACACCGACCCGTCCGTGGTGGACCGGGCGCTGGCCTGGACGGCGGCGCTCGGCAAGAAGGACGTCGTCGTCAAGGACTCGCCCGGCTTCGCCTCCAGCCGCCTGGGCGTGGCTCTCGGCCTGGAGGCGATCCGCATGGTCGAGGAGGGCGTCGCCTCCGCCGAGGCCATCGACGACGCCATGCGGCTCGGCTACAAGCACCCCATGGGCCCACTGCGCCTGACCGACCTGGTCGGCCTGGACGTGCGCCTGGCCATCGCCGAGTACCTGCACGCCACCCTCGGCGAGCGGTTCGCCCCGCCGCGGCTCCTGCGGGACAAGGTGGCCCGGGGCGAGCTGGGGCGCTCCACCGGACAGGGTTTCCACACATGGGAGAAGCAGAGGTGA
- the paaK gene encoding phenylacetate--CoA ligase PaaK yields MIMNSTTAGAGTSRLGEPLPDELKDPAERLTVPGLRALQLERLRASLRHAYDNVPLYRRTFDEAGVCPDDCRTLDDLARFPFTAKADLRESYPFGMFAVPQADIRRIHASSGTTGRPTVVGYTDHDLSVWADLVARSLRAAGARPGDKVHVAYGYGLFTGGLGAHYGVERAGCTVIPASGGMTARQVQIIQDFRPEIIMVTPSYLLTLLDEFERQGIDPRTTSLRAGVFGAEPWTEEMRREIEDRMDLHAVDIYGLSEVMGPGVAQECVDTKDGLHLWEDHFYPEIVDPVSGEVLPAGEHGELVLTSLTKEAMPVVRYRTRDLTRLLPGTARPAMRRMEKISGRSDDMIILRGVNLFPSQIEEILLRTEGVAPHFQLHLAKRGRMDHLTVRAEARPTADAAVRESAAAAIRKAVKDGVGVTAAVEIVDPETLERSVGKIRRIIDERAAATG; encoded by the coding sequence ATGATCATGAACAGCACTACGGCCGGGGCAGGGACGTCCCGGCTGGGCGAGCCGCTGCCCGACGAGCTGAAGGACCCCGCCGAGCGCCTCACCGTCCCCGGACTGCGCGCCCTCCAGCTGGAGCGCCTGCGCGCGAGCCTGCGCCACGCCTACGACAACGTGCCGCTGTACCGCCGCACGTTCGATGAGGCCGGCGTCTGCCCGGACGACTGCCGCACCCTGGACGACCTCGCGCGCTTCCCCTTCACCGCCAAGGCCGACCTGCGCGAGTCGTACCCCTTCGGCATGTTCGCCGTCCCGCAGGCCGACATCCGCCGCATCCACGCCTCCAGCGGCACCACCGGGCGCCCCACCGTCGTCGGCTACACCGACCACGACCTCTCCGTCTGGGCCGACCTCGTCGCCCGCTCGCTGCGCGCCGCCGGCGCCCGGCCGGGCGACAAGGTCCACGTCGCGTACGGGTACGGGCTGTTCACCGGGGGGCTCGGCGCGCACTACGGAGTCGAGCGGGCCGGCTGCACCGTGATCCCCGCCTCCGGTGGCATGACCGCCCGCCAGGTCCAGATCATCCAGGACTTCCGGCCCGAGATCATCATGGTCACCCCGTCCTACCTGCTCACCCTCCTCGACGAGTTCGAGCGCCAGGGCATCGACCCGCGCACCACCTCGCTGCGCGCCGGTGTCTTCGGCGCCGAGCCGTGGACCGAGGAGATGCGCCGCGAGATCGAGGACCGCATGGACCTGCACGCGGTCGACATCTACGGCCTCTCCGAGGTCATGGGCCCCGGCGTCGCGCAGGAGTGCGTCGACACCAAGGACGGCCTGCACCTGTGGGAGGACCACTTCTACCCGGAGATCGTCGACCCGGTCAGCGGCGAGGTGCTGCCCGCCGGCGAGCACGGCGAACTGGTCCTCACCAGCCTCACCAAGGAGGCCATGCCGGTCGTCCGCTACCGCACCCGCGACCTGACCCGGCTGCTCCCCGGCACCGCGCGCCCGGCCATGCGCCGCATGGAGAAGATCAGCGGGCGCTCCGACGACATGATCATCCTGCGCGGGGTCAACCTCTTCCCCAGCCAGATCGAGGAGATCCTGCTCCGCACCGAGGGCGTCGCCCCGCACTTCCAGCTCCACCTGGCCAAGCGCGGCCGGATGGACCACCTGACGGTACGCGCGGAGGCCCGGCCCACCGCGGACGCCGCGGTGCGCGAGAGCGCCGCCGCCGCGATCCGCAAGGCCGTCAAGGACGGCGTCGGGGTCACCGCGGCGGTGGAGATCGTGGACCCGGAGACGCTGGAACGCTCCGTCGGCAAGATCCGCCGCATCATCGACGAGCGCGCGGCCGCGACGGGCTGA
- the paaC gene encoding 1,2-phenylacetyl-CoA epoxidase subunit PaaC, translating to MSDEHLSASLAAGAEDGEGRWAFGTGFEDPLHGVDTTVPDGVDAGALAALCLALGDDALVGAQRLAQWTTDAPELEIELALANIGLDLLGQARLLYARTGQVDGTGRGEDDYAYWREADAFRNVRLAELPRGDFAFSMARLLALSAWRLALFQRLAAAPDPVLAAIAAKGVKELAYHRQFAADWIVRLGDGTEESARRMQAGYDEVGPWLGELAADTSADALGGDAAGAGAELRQVWEETARAAGLSVGAYPAHSGAGRAGARTEHLAPLLDELQSVARAHPGAAW from the coding sequence ATGAGTGACGAGCACCTCTCGGCGTCCCTGGCCGCCGGAGCAGAGGACGGCGAGGGCCGCTGGGCGTTCGGCACGGGCTTCGAGGACCCGCTGCACGGCGTGGACACCACCGTCCCCGACGGGGTCGACGCCGGCGCGCTGGCCGCGCTCTGCCTCGCCCTCGGCGACGACGCCCTGGTCGGCGCGCAGCGCCTGGCCCAGTGGACCACCGACGCGCCCGAGCTGGAGATCGAGCTGGCCCTCGCCAACATCGGCCTCGACCTCCTCGGCCAGGCCCGCCTCCTCTACGCCCGCACCGGGCAGGTGGACGGCACCGGGCGCGGCGAGGACGACTACGCCTACTGGCGCGAGGCGGACGCCTTCCGCAACGTCCGCCTCGCCGAACTCCCGCGCGGCGACTTCGCCTTCTCCATGGCGCGGCTGCTGGCCCTCTCCGCCTGGCGGCTCGCCCTCTTCCAGCGCCTGGCCGCGGCCCCGGACCCGGTACTGGCCGCCATCGCCGCCAAGGGCGTCAAGGAACTGGCGTACCACCGGCAGTTCGCCGCCGACTGGATCGTGCGGCTCGGCGACGGCACCGAGGAGTCGGCCCGCCGTATGCAGGCCGGGTACGACGAGGTCGGGCCGTGGCTGGGCGAGCTGGCCGCCGACACCTCGGCGGACGCGCTCGGCGGTGACGCGGCGGGGGCCGGAGCCGAACTGCGGCAGGTGTGGGAGGAGACGGCGCGTGCGGCCGGGCTGAGCGTCGGCGCGTATCCGGCGCACTCCGGGGCGGGCCGGGCGGGGGCACGCACCGAGCACCTGGCGCCGCTCCTCGACGAGCTCCAGTCGGTGGCCCGCGCGCACCCCGGGGCGGCGTGGTGA
- the paaI gene encoding hydroxyphenylacetyl-CoA thioesterase PaaI — MGRGEDVRTGPGAGPREPAEPGIPGVAPDAGTARAPGAGRTADRVTPDPAAPEGPAARMFAADAASRGLGMTLQSVGQGTARVAMTITGAMVNGHGTAHGGFLFTLADTAFACACNSYGPLTVAAAADIVFVAPAREGDVLTAHAVERTRFGRSGVYDVRVTRDDQVVAEFRGRSRVIRAVEG, encoded by the coding sequence ATGGGACGTGGCGAGGACGTGCGGACGGGCCCGGGCGCGGGGCCCCGGGAGCCGGCGGAGCCCGGGATTCCGGGGGTGGCGCCGGACGCCGGGACGGCCCGGGCGCCCGGCGCGGGCCGTACGGCCGACCGGGTGACGCCGGACCCCGCCGCCCCCGAGGGCCCCGCCGCCCGGATGTTCGCCGCCGACGCCGCCTCGCGAGGACTCGGGATGACCCTCCAGTCCGTCGGACAGGGCACCGCGCGCGTCGCCATGACGATCACCGGCGCCATGGTCAACGGCCACGGCACCGCCCACGGCGGCTTCCTCTTCACCCTCGCCGACACCGCGTTCGCCTGCGCCTGCAACAGCTACGGACCCCTGACCGTGGCGGCCGCCGCCGACATCGTCTTCGTCGCGCCCGCCCGCGAGGGCGACGTGCTGACGGCCCACGCCGTCGAGCGCACCCGCTTCGGGCGCAGCGGCGTCTATGACGTGCGCGTCACCCGCGACGACCAGGTCGTCGCCGAGTTCCGCGGCCGCAGCCGCGTGATACGAGCCGTGGAAGGATGA
- a CDS encoding thiolase family protein codes for MPEEVYLIDGARTPQGKYGGALAQVRPDDLAALVVGEAVRRAQVPADAVDEVILGAANQAGEDNRDVARMAVLLAGLPHTVPGYTVNRLCASGLTAVASAAQAIRSGEAEVAVAGGVESMTRAPWVMAKPGTPWAKPGEVFDTSLGWRFTNPRFAAADRAPAPGEGPVTLSMGETAEEVAALDGITREQSDAFALRSHQRAVAAQRAGRFDREIVPVPVKDGEVTADEGPRPSTTLEKLATLRTVFRADGIVTAGASSPLSDGASALVVASGTAVERYGLTPRARIVTAASAGVEPHLMGLGPVPATLKALERAGWTAADVEAAELNEAFAAQALAVIGRLKLDPERVNADGGAIALGHPLGSSGSRILLTLLGRLEREEARRGLATLCVGVGQGVAMLVERV; via the coding sequence GTGCCCGAGGAGGTCTACCTGATCGACGGGGCGCGCACCCCGCAGGGCAAGTACGGCGGGGCCCTCGCCCAGGTACGCCCCGACGACCTGGCCGCGCTCGTCGTCGGCGAGGCCGTGCGGCGCGCCCAGGTGCCCGCCGACGCGGTCGACGAGGTCATCCTCGGCGCCGCCAACCAGGCGGGCGAGGACAACAGGGACGTCGCGCGGATGGCGGTGCTGCTGGCGGGGCTGCCGCACACCGTGCCCGGCTACACCGTCAACCGGCTCTGCGCCTCCGGCCTGACCGCCGTCGCCTCGGCGGCCCAGGCCATCCGCTCCGGCGAGGCCGAGGTGGCGGTGGCGGGCGGTGTCGAGTCGATGACCCGCGCCCCCTGGGTGATGGCGAAGCCCGGCACGCCCTGGGCCAAGCCCGGCGAGGTCTTCGACACCTCGCTGGGGTGGCGGTTCACCAACCCGCGGTTCGCCGCGGCCGACCGGGCCCCGGCGCCCGGCGAGGGCCCGGTGACGCTCTCCATGGGCGAGACGGCCGAGGAGGTCGCCGCGCTCGACGGGATCACCCGTGAGCAGTCCGACGCCTTCGCGCTCCGCTCGCACCAGCGGGCGGTCGCCGCCCAGCGGGCCGGGCGGTTCGACCGCGAGATCGTGCCGGTCCCGGTGAAGGACGGCGAGGTCACCGCGGACGAGGGCCCGCGCCCCTCCACCACGCTGGAGAAGCTGGCCACGCTGCGGACCGTCTTCCGGGCCGACGGCATCGTCACCGCCGGGGCCTCCTCGCCGCTCTCGGACGGCGCCTCGGCGCTGGTCGTGGCGAGCGGTACGGCCGTCGAGCGGTACGGGCTGACGCCGCGCGCCCGGATCGTCACCGCCGCCTCGGCCGGGGTCGAGCCGCACCTGATGGGCCTCGGCCCGGTGCCGGCGACGCTGAAGGCGCTGGAGCGGGCCGGGTGGACGGCGGCCGACGTGGAGGCGGCCGAGCTGAACGAGGCGTTCGCCGCGCAGGCCCTCGCCGTGATCGGCCGCCTGAAGCTGGACCCGGAGCGGGTCAACGCCGACGGCGGCGCCATCGCGCTCGGCCACCCGCTGGGCTCCTCGGGCTCCCGCATCCTGCTGACCCTGCTGGGCCGCCTGGAGCGCGAGGAGGCCCGCCGGGGCCTGGCCACGCTCTGCGTCGGCGTCGGCCAGGGCGTCGCGATGCTGGTGGAGCGGGTATGA
- the paaN gene encoding phenylacetic acid degradation protein PaaN — translation MPSPDATATTGAADFFARHETLLSRASAEITARGFWSAYPESPSRSVYGDGAAEAGEAAFEARLGRPFALPGHPGEAGAVGGEVSPYGRTLGVTYPALAPADAVAAAKAAGRSWRRATPDERAGVAAEILARLNAASFEMAHAVHHTTGQPFVMAFQAGGPNAQDRGLEAVAYAWAEQKRHPAAARWEKPARKGEPTVLEKTFTPLGAGVSLLVACNTFPTWNGYPGLFASLVTGNPVIVKPHPGAVLPLAISVGLAREVLAEAGFDPDVVLLAAEEAGGRSAAELAVHPDVRIVDFTGSSEFGTWLERNALQAAVYTEKAGLNTVVLDSTDDYKGLLRNLSFSLSLYSGQMCTTPQNLYVPREGLATDQGVKTPAEFGADLGAALDKLLGDPERAAGTLGALVGAPVVERVERAAKLGGTSWGGQALVHPSSEAAVQRSPLVTLLDADADAETYRSEWFGPISFVVATDSTDHSLALFRETVGEHGALTATVHSTSEDVLERAREAALEAGVHLAENFTGSVFVNQSAAFSDFHGSAANPAASATLTDPAFVTGRFHTLQSRRPARPVRGA, via the coding sequence ATGCCTTCTCCCGACGCCACCGCCACCACCGGCGCGGCCGACTTCTTCGCCCGCCACGAGACCCTGCTGAGCAGGGCTTCGGCCGAGATCACCGCCCGCGGATTCTGGTCGGCGTACCCGGAGTCGCCGAGCCGTTCCGTCTACGGCGACGGCGCGGCCGAGGCGGGCGAGGCGGCCTTCGAGGCGCGGCTCGGCCGCCCCTTCGCGCTGCCCGGCCACCCCGGCGAGGCGGGCGCCGTCGGCGGCGAGGTCTCCCCCTACGGCCGCACCCTCGGCGTGACCTACCCGGCCCTGGCCCCGGCCGACGCGGTGGCCGCCGCCAAGGCCGCCGGGCGGAGCTGGCGCCGGGCCACACCGGACGAGCGCGCCGGGGTCGCCGCCGAGATCCTGGCCCGGCTCAACGCGGCCTCCTTCGAGATGGCCCACGCCGTCCACCACACCACCGGCCAGCCCTTCGTGATGGCCTTCCAGGCGGGCGGCCCGAACGCGCAGGACCGGGGCCTGGAGGCGGTGGCGTACGCCTGGGCCGAGCAGAAGCGGCACCCGGCGGCGGCGCGGTGGGAGAAGCCCGCGCGCAAGGGTGAGCCGACAGTCCTGGAGAAGACGTTCACGCCCCTCGGCGCGGGCGTCTCGCTGCTGGTCGCCTGCAACACCTTCCCGACCTGGAACGGCTACCCGGGCCTGTTCGCCTCGCTGGTCACCGGCAACCCGGTGATCGTCAAGCCCCACCCGGGCGCGGTCCTGCCGCTGGCGATCAGCGTCGGCCTCGCCCGCGAGGTGCTGGCCGAGGCCGGCTTCGACCCGGACGTGGTGCTGCTCGCCGCCGAGGAGGCGGGCGGTCGCAGCGCCGCCGAGCTGGCCGTCCACCCGGACGTGCGGATCGTCGACTTCACCGGTTCCTCGGAGTTCGGCACCTGGCTGGAGCGCAACGCCCTCCAGGCCGCCGTGTACACCGAGAAGGCCGGGCTGAACACGGTCGTCCTGGACTCCACCGACGACTACAAGGGCCTGCTGCGGAACCTCTCGTTCTCGCTCTCCCTCTACAGCGGCCAGATGTGCACCACCCCGCAGAACCTCTACGTACCGCGCGAGGGTCTCGCCACCGACCAGGGCGTGAAGACCCCGGCCGAGTTCGGCGCTGACCTGGGCGCGGCCCTCGACAAGCTGCTCGGCGACCCGGAGCGGGCGGCCGGGACGCTGGGCGCGCTGGTCGGCGCGCCGGTGGTGGAGCGGGTCGAGCGGGCCGCGAAGCTCGGCGGGACGAGCTGGGGCGGGCAGGCCCTGGTCCACCCGTCCTCGGAGGCGGCGGTGCAGCGTTCGCCGCTGGTCACCCTGCTGGACGCCGACGCGGACGCCGAGACGTACCGCAGCGAGTGGTTCGGGCCGATCTCCTTCGTGGTCGCCACCGACTCGACCGACCACTCCCTCGCGCTCTTCCGGGAGACCGTCGGCGAGCACGGCGCGCTGACCGCCACCGTCCACTCGACCAGCGAGGACGTGCTGGAGCGGGCCCGGGAGGCGGCGCTGGAGGCGGGGGTGCACCTGGCGGAGAACTTCACCGGCTCGGTCTTCGTCAACCAGTCGGCGGCCTTCAGCGACTTCCACGGCTCGGCCGCCAACCCGGCCGCCTCCGCCACCCTCACCGACCCGGCCTTCGTCACCGGCCGCTTCCACACCCTCCAGTCCCGCCGTCCGGCCCGCCCGGTCCGGGGAGCCTGA
- the paaB gene encoding 1,2-phenylacetyl-CoA epoxidase subunit PaaB — translation MSETPTPATGSPRGSWPLYEIFVRGKRGLNHVHVGSLRAADDRMALLNARDLYTRRNEGVSIWAVRSTDIAASAPDEKDPFFAPSGDKVYRHPTFYDIPEDVPHI, via the coding sequence ATGAGCGAGACCCCTACCCCCGCCACCGGGAGCCCGCGCGGCTCCTGGCCGCTCTACGAGATCTTCGTCCGCGGCAAGCGCGGCCTCAACCACGTCCACGTCGGCTCGCTGCGCGCCGCCGACGACCGGATGGCCCTGCTCAACGCCCGGGACCTCTACACCCGCCGCAACGAGGGCGTCTCCATCTGGGCGGTCCGCTCCACCGACATCGCCGCCTCCGCCCCGGACGAGAAGGACCCCTTCTTCGCGCCCAGCGGCGACAAGGTCTACCGCCACCCGACGTTCTACGACATCCCCGAGGACGTGCCGCACATCTAG
- a CDS encoding chaplin, with the protein MLAAAAATGLLSVTGGAAHADAGAAGAAANSPGVASGNTVQAPVHVPVNLCGNTVNIIGLLNPAFGNKCANVGDGGAKAEGAATHSPGVASGNVVQAPVHVPLNACGNTVDVVGILNPAFGNECVNTDGKPPKEQPPTEQPPTEQPPTEEPPTEQPPTEQPPTEQPPTEQPPTEQPPTEQPPTEQPPTEEPPAEEPPAEEPPTGRDKPKEELARTGAEQIGTAAALSAALLGGGLLLVRRGRSARR; encoded by the coding sequence ATGCTCGCCGCCGCGGCGGCGACCGGACTCCTCTCGGTGACGGGCGGAGCCGCCCACGCCGACGCCGGCGCGGCGGGAGCCGCCGCGAACTCCCCGGGCGTCGCCTCCGGCAACACCGTTCAGGCACCGGTCCACGTGCCGGTGAACCTCTGCGGCAACACCGTCAACATCATCGGCCTGCTGAACCCGGCCTTCGGCAACAAGTGCGCCAACGTGGGCGACGGGGGCGCCAAGGCCGAGGGCGCCGCCACCCACTCTCCCGGCGTCGCCTCGGGCAACGTCGTGCAGGCCCCGGTCCACGTGCCGCTCAACGCCTGCGGCAACACCGTCGACGTGGTCGGAATCCTCAACCCGGCCTTCGGCAACGAGTGCGTCAACACGGACGGGAAGCCGCCCAAGGAGCAGCCCCCGACGGAGCAGCCCCCCACGGAGCAGCCCCCGACGGAAGAGCCGCCGACCGAGCAGCCGCCGACCGAGCAGCCCCCGACGGAGCAGCCCCCGACGGAGCAGCCGCCCACCGAGCAGCCCCCCACGGAGCAGCCCCCGACGGAGCAGCCGCCGACCGAGGAGCCCCCTGCCGAGGAGCCGCCCGCCGAGGAGCCCCCCACCGGCCGTGACAAGCCGAAGGAGGAGCTGGCCCGGACCGGCGCCGAGCAGATCGGTACCGCCGCCGCCCTCTCCGCCGCTCTGCTCGGCGGTGGCCTGCTGCTGGTCCGCCGCGGCCGGTCCGCCCGCCGCTGA
- a CDS encoding enoyl-CoA hydratase/isomerase family protein gives MSTDTRTGAFTTLTVEERDDRVVVTLDRPEARNAISARMIRELHTVCEALEDEPRFLLLTGAGRVFAGGADIAELRERGRDQALQGVNSRLFERVRRLPLPTVAAVDGWALGGGAELAYACDLRIAGPDAVFGNPEPGLGILAAAGACWRLPELVGESVAKQVLLAGRRLDAQAALACGLVADVVPAGELTAAAHRMLDRMARQSATALRLTKLVVDAPGAHPVADDLAQAVLFEGADKRERMTAFLERGSARSATSAPSEAPS, from the coding sequence ATGAGTACGGACACGCGTACGGGCGCGTTCACCACCCTCACCGTCGAGGAGCGGGACGACCGGGTCGTGGTGACCCTGGACCGGCCCGAGGCGCGCAACGCCATCAGCGCCCGCATGATCCGCGAGCTGCACACGGTCTGCGAGGCGCTGGAGGACGAGCCGCGCTTCCTGCTGCTGACCGGCGCCGGCCGGGTCTTCGCGGGCGGCGCCGACATCGCCGAGCTGCGCGAACGCGGCCGTGACCAGGCGCTCCAGGGCGTCAACAGCCGCCTGTTCGAGCGGGTCCGCCGGCTGCCCCTGCCGACGGTGGCCGCCGTCGACGGGTGGGCGCTGGGCGGCGGTGCCGAGCTGGCGTACGCCTGCGACCTGCGGATCGCGGGGCCCGACGCGGTCTTCGGCAACCCGGAGCCCGGCCTCGGCATCCTCGCCGCCGCCGGGGCCTGCTGGCGGCTGCCGGAGCTGGTCGGCGAGTCGGTCGCCAAGCAGGTGCTGCTGGCCGGCCGGCGGCTGGACGCCCAGGCGGCGCTCGCCTGCGGCCTGGTCGCCGACGTGGTCCCGGCCGGGGAGCTGACCGCTGCCGCCCACCGGATGCTGGACCGGATGGCCCGCCAGTCGGCCACCGCGCTGCGGCTGACCAAGCTGGTCGTGGACGCCCCCGGCGCCCACCCGGTCGCCGACGACCTCGCGCAGGCGGTGCTCTTCGAGGGCGCCGACAAGCGCGAGCGGATGACCGCCTTCCTGGAGCGCGGCTCCGCCCGCTCCGCCACTTCCGCCCCCTCGGAGGCCCCCTCATGA